Proteins from a genomic interval of Caulobacter sp. NIBR1757:
- a CDS encoding sensor histidine kinase KdpD, with translation MTPDEPRRPDPDALLADARSAGRGRLKVFLGMAPGVGKTFEMLSAAARLKASGGDVLVGVVETHGRQETEALLDGLDVLPRRPIEYRGRALMEFDLDAALARKPGVLLVDEYAHSNAPGSRHPKRWQDVEELLAAGIDVWTTLNVQHLESLVEVIWKITGVRQRETVPDSALSRADDIEVIDITPTELRERMAAGKVYVPETARLAADRFFKPENLTALRELALRRAAQTVDDQLTQAMKRAGVEGPWAAGERILVLIGPDGMAGALVRAGRRLSDMMMDAPWTVAHIERPNRGAGDPAGGVRLNEALKLAEQLGGSTVVLTGDDLVQTVLDHARRNNITQIVIGKSRRSRWRSLLGRSLAPALLEEAAGAALHIITDAAADGRTAPPARPHKGRLQWRGQLGALGLVAVALAVAWAIDSKVENANLAMIFMLSVLGSGLAFGLWPAVTAATVSALLYNFLFLEPRLTMLIGHPADVLTFAVFFAAALTTGYLTGRVRDQARATARRASAVSALLASSRRLSGAARKEDAATALAEQLAAATGGKAVVLLPGGDDIIATAGAPSLDPLSAADLAAARWTWEKGEPAGARTGTLPNVAWTFRPLQGVKARAGVVGLEPQALAAEEDERFALALLDQGAIALERAEFAAEAADADALRRSDRLRSALLNSVSHDLRTPLSTVLGAVTTLIDFGKAMKPAVRDDLMLSIREEAERLNRYVGDLLDMTRIEGGALKTRRDWTDIRDVLAAAIARVERRLETRTLSRDFPAQLSMVMADPSLLEQALVNILENAIAYSPDGSTIETAAYEDRGNVVISIEDEGRGIPTAELERVFERFRRMEEASDRGKGAGLGLAISKGFVEAMGGRIAAASPIHDGRGTRILISLRKEVVTPDHLL, from the coding sequence ATGACGCCCGACGAGCCCCGCCGCCCCGACCCCGACGCCCTGCTGGCGGACGCCAGGTCGGCCGGGCGCGGCCGGCTCAAGGTCTTCCTCGGCATGGCCCCCGGGGTCGGCAAGACCTTCGAGATGCTCAGCGCCGCCGCCCGCCTCAAGGCGAGCGGCGGCGACGTGCTGGTCGGGGTGGTCGAGACCCACGGCCGCCAGGAAACCGAGGCGCTGCTGGACGGCCTGGACGTGCTTCCCCGGCGGCCCATCGAATACAGGGGCCGGGCCCTGATGGAGTTCGACCTCGACGCCGCCCTGGCCCGCAAGCCCGGCGTCCTGCTGGTCGACGAATACGCCCACTCCAACGCCCCCGGCTCCCGGCATCCCAAGCGCTGGCAGGACGTCGAGGAACTGCTGGCCGCCGGCATCGACGTCTGGACCACCCTCAACGTCCAGCACCTCGAAAGCCTCGTCGAGGTGATCTGGAAGATCACCGGCGTGCGCCAGCGCGAGACCGTGCCCGACAGCGCCCTCTCCCGCGCCGACGACATCGAGGTGATCGACATCACCCCGACCGAGCTGCGCGAGCGGATGGCCGCCGGCAAGGTCTACGTCCCCGAGACCGCCCGCCTCGCCGCCGACCGCTTCTTCAAGCCCGAGAACCTCACGGCCCTGCGCGAACTGGCCCTGCGCCGCGCCGCCCAGACGGTCGATGACCAGCTCACCCAGGCCATGAAGCGGGCCGGGGTCGAAGGCCCCTGGGCGGCGGGCGAGCGCATCCTGGTCCTCATCGGCCCGGATGGCATGGCCGGGGCCCTGGTCCGGGCCGGCCGCCGCCTGAGCGACATGATGATGGACGCCCCCTGGACGGTGGCCCACATCGAGCGGCCCAATCGCGGCGCGGGGGACCCGGCCGGCGGCGTTCGGCTGAACGAGGCCCTCAAGCTGGCCGAACAGCTGGGCGGCTCGACCGTCGTCCTGACCGGCGACGATCTGGTCCAGACCGTCCTCGACCACGCCCGCCGCAACAACATCACCCAGATCGTCATCGGCAAGTCGCGGCGCTCCCGCTGGCGCAGCCTGCTGGGCCGCTCCCTGGCCCCCGCCCTGCTGGAAGAGGCGGCCGGCGCCGCCCTTCACATCATCACCGACGCCGCCGCCGATGGCCGCACCGCCCCGCCCGCACGCCCGCACAAGGGTCGCCTGCAATGGCGCGGCCAGCTGGGCGCCCTGGGCCTCGTCGCCGTCGCCCTGGCCGTCGCCTGGGCGATCGACAGCAAGGTCGAGAACGCCAACCTGGCGATGATCTTCATGCTCAGCGTGCTGGGCTCCGGCCTCGCCTTCGGCCTGTGGCCGGCAGTCACGGCGGCGACGGTCTCGGCCCTGCTGTACAACTTCCTGTTCCTCGAACCGCGCCTGACGATGCTGATCGGCCACCCGGCCGACGTCCTGACCTTCGCCGTCTTCTTCGCCGCCGCCCTGACCACCGGCTATCTGACCGGCCGGGTCCGCGACCAGGCCCGCGCCACCGCCCGCCGCGCCTCGGCCGTCTCGGCCCTGCTGGCCTCCAGCCGCCGGCTGTCGGGCGCCGCTCGCAAGGAGGACGCCGCCACCGCCCTGGCCGAACAGCTGGCCGCCGCCACCGGCGGCAAGGCCGTCGTCCTACTGCCCGGCGGCGACGACATCATCGCCACCGCCGGCGCCCCGAGCCTCGACCCCCTGTCCGCCGCCGACCTCGCCGCCGCCCGCTGGACCTGGGAAAAGGGCGAGCCGGCCGGGGCCCGCACCGGCACCCTGCCCAACGTCGCCTGGACCTTCCGGCCCCTGCAGGGGGTCAAGGCCCGGGCCGGCGTCGTCGGCCTGGAGCCGCAGGCCCTGGCCGCCGAAGAGGACGAGCGCTTCGCCCTCGCCCTGCTCGACCAGGGAGCCATCGCCCTCGAACGGGCCGAGTTCGCCGCCGAGGCCGCCGACGCCGACGCCCTGCGCCGGTCCGACCGCCTGCGCTCGGCCCTGCTCAACTCGGTCAGCCACGACCTGCGCACGCCGCTGTCCACGGTGCTGGGCGCCGTCACCACCCTGATCGACTTTGGCAAGGCCATGAAGCCGGCCGTCCGCGACGACCTGATGCTGTCGATCCGCGAGGAGGCCGAGCGCCTCAACCGCTATGTCGGCGACCTCCTGGACATGACCCGCATCGAGGGCGGCGCCCTGAAGACCCGCCGCGACTGGACCGATATTCGCGACGTGCTGGCCGCCGCCATCGCCCGGGTCGAACGCCGGCTGGAGACCCGCACCCTCAGCCGTGACTTCCCCGCCCAGCTCAGCATGGTCATGGCCGACCCCAGCCTGCTGGAACAGGCCCTGGTCAACATCCTCGAGAACGCCATCGCCTACAGCCCCGACGGCTCGACCATCGAGACCGCCGCCTATGAGGATCGCGGCAACGTCGTCATCTCCATCGAGGACGAGGGCCGCGGCATCCCGACCGCCGAGCTCGAACGGGTGTTCGAGCGCTTCCGCCGCATGGAGGAGGCCTCCGACCGGGGCAAGGGCGCGGGCCTGGGCCTGGCCATCTCCAAGGGCTTCGTCGAGGCCATGGGCGGCCGCATCGCCGCCGCCAGCCCCATTCACGATGGACGCGGCACGCGCATTCTGATCTCCCTGCGCAAGGAAGTCGTCACCCCG
- the kdpC gene encoding potassium-transporting ATPase subunit KdpC — protein MLSHLRPALVSMALFTAVLGLAYPLTVTGIAQAALPAQANGSLVVDNGKVVGSALIAQGFSQPGYLHPRPSAAGKGYDAAGSSGSNYGPLNEDYAARIKADADALRADNASPIPVDAVTTSGSGLDPDVSPANAERQVARIAAARGMAPDRVRAVIAKATQGPTLGFLGQPRVNVLKVNLALDAASRTEQRPAR, from the coding sequence ATGCTCTCCCACCTCCGCCCCGCCCTCGTCTCGATGGCCCTGTTCACCGCCGTCCTCGGCCTCGCCTACCCGCTTACGGTCACCGGCATCGCCCAGGCCGCCTTGCCGGCCCAGGCCAACGGCTCCCTGGTCGTCGACAACGGCAAGGTCGTCGGCTCGGCCCTGATCGCCCAGGGCTTCAGCCAGCCGGGCTACCTCCACCCCCGCCCCTCGGCGGCCGGCAAGGGCTATGACGCCGCCGGCTCCTCGGGCTCCAACTACGGCCCGCTCAACGAAGACTACGCGGCCCGCATCAAGGCCGACGCCGACGCCTTGCGCGCCGACAACGCCAGCCCCATCCCGGTCGACGCCGTCACCACCTCCGGCTCGGGCCTCGACCCCGACGTCTCGCCGGCCAATGCCGAACGCCAGGTCGCCCGCATCGCTGCCGCCCGGGGAATGGCTCCGGACCGGGTGCGCGCCGTCATCGCCAAGGCCACCCAAGGCCCCACGCTCGGCTTCCTCGGCCAGCCGCGCGTCAACGTCCTGAAGGTCAATCTGGCCCTCGACGCCGCCAGCCGAACGGAGCAACGTCCCGCGCGATGA
- the kdpB gene encoding potassium-transporting ATPase subunit KdpB, producing the protein MSDIATGAKRSIGSATLSRAVILDALKSAFLKLDPRKLTGNPVILATEVVAALATVSAVVAVATGQPAGFPIQIALWLWATVLFANLAESVAEGRGKAAADALRATRVTTKAKLLVDPTTGTWIPTPAHKLGVGEVVLVEAGDVIPSDGEIIEGVASVNEAAITGESAPVIRESGGDRSAVTGGTTVVSDWIKVRITSEAGSTFLDRMIAMVEGADRRKTPNELALAVLLAGLTLVFLVAVVTLVGLGAYSGVKLDPMILGALFVTLIPTTIGGLLSAVGIAGMDRLLKVNVLATSGRAVEAAGDVDTLLLDKTGTITFGNRMATEVVPAPGVRPEAALRAALMASLADETPEGRSIVDLAREQGITANSPDGATFIAFSAVTRQSGLDAGKDSWRKGAVDAVLKTLNLREGDTPADFRQAVDRIARSGGTPLACSENGALVGVIHLKDVVKPGVKERFADLRRMGVRTVMITGDNPVTAAAIASEAGVDDFLAEATPEDKLRMIRAEQAKGRLVAMCGDGANDAPALAQADVGVAMQTGAQAAREAGNMVDLDSDPTKVLNIVEVGKQLLITRGALTTFSIANDVAKYFAIIPALFVASLPALGAMNIMGLHSPESAILSAVIFNALVIVALIPLALRGVKYRAIGASKLLSRNLSIYGLGGLVAPFIGIKLIDLVVSALGWA; encoded by the coding sequence ATGTCCGATATCGCCACCGGCGCCAAACGCTCCATCGGCTCCGCCACCCTCTCCCGCGCCGTCATCCTCGACGCGCTGAAGTCGGCTTTCCTCAAGCTCGATCCGCGCAAGCTGACCGGCAACCCGGTCATCCTCGCCACCGAGGTCGTCGCCGCCCTGGCCACCGTCTCGGCCGTTGTCGCCGTCGCCACGGGCCAGCCCGCCGGCTTCCCGATCCAGATTGCGCTGTGGCTCTGGGCCACCGTCCTCTTCGCCAACCTGGCCGAGAGCGTCGCCGAGGGCCGGGGCAAGGCCGCCGCCGACGCCCTGCGCGCCACCCGCGTCACCACCAAGGCCAAGCTGCTGGTCGATCCCACGACCGGAACCTGGATCCCCACCCCCGCCCACAAGCTGGGCGTCGGCGAGGTGGTGCTGGTCGAGGCCGGCGACGTCATCCCCTCCGACGGCGAGATCATCGAGGGCGTCGCCTCCGTCAACGAGGCCGCCATCACCGGCGAAAGCGCCCCGGTCATCCGCGAGAGCGGTGGCGACCGGTCCGCCGTCACCGGCGGCACCACCGTCGTCTCCGACTGGATCAAGGTTCGCATCACCAGCGAGGCGGGCTCCACCTTCCTTGACCGGATGATCGCCATGGTCGAGGGCGCCGATCGCCGCAAGACGCCCAACGAACTGGCCCTGGCCGTGCTACTGGCCGGTCTGACCCTGGTCTTCCTGGTGGCGGTGGTCACCCTGGTGGGCCTGGGCGCCTACAGCGGCGTCAAGCTGGACCCGATGATCCTGGGCGCCCTCTTCGTCACCCTCATCCCGACGACCATCGGCGGCCTGCTCAGCGCTGTCGGCATCGCCGGCATGGACCGCCTGCTGAAGGTCAACGTCCTGGCCACCAGCGGCCGGGCGGTCGAGGCGGCCGGCGACGTCGACACCCTGCTGCTCGACAAGACCGGCACCATCACCTTCGGCAACCGCATGGCGACCGAGGTCGTCCCCGCCCCGGGCGTGCGCCCGGAAGCCGCCCTGCGCGCCGCCCTGATGGCCTCCCTCGCCGACGAGACCCCGGAGGGCCGCTCCATCGTCGACCTGGCCCGCGAGCAGGGCATAACCGCCAACTCGCCCGACGGCGCGACCTTCATCGCCTTCTCGGCTGTCACCCGTCAGTCGGGCCTCGACGCCGGCAAGGACAGCTGGCGCAAGGGCGCGGTCGACGCCGTGCTCAAGACCCTGAACCTGCGCGAGGGCGATACCCCGGCCGACTTCCGCCAGGCCGTCGACCGCATCGCCCGCTCCGGCGGCACCCCCCTGGCCTGCAGCGAGAACGGCGCCCTGGTCGGCGTCATCCACCTCAAGGACGTCGTCAAGCCCGGCGTCAAGGAGCGGTTTGCCGATCTGCGCCGCATGGGCGTCCGCACGGTGATGATCACCGGCGACAACCCGGTCACCGCCGCCGCCATCGCCTCCGAAGCCGGCGTCGACGACTTCCTCGCCGAGGCGACTCCCGAAGACAAGCTGCGCATGATCCGCGCCGAACAGGCCAAGGGCCGGCTCGTCGCCATGTGCGGCGACGGCGCCAACGACGCCCCTGCCCTGGCTCAAGCCGACGTCGGCGTGGCCATGCAGACCGGCGCCCAGGCCGCCCGCGAGGCCGGCAACATGGTCGATCTCGACAGCGACCCGACCAAGGTCCTCAACATCGTCGAGGTCGGCAAGCAGCTGCTGATCACCCGCGGCGCCCTGACCACCTTCTCGATCGCCAACGACGTCGCCAAGTACTTCGCCATCATCCCGGCCCTGTTCGTGGCCAGCCTGCCGGCCCTTGGCGCGATGAACATCATGGGCCTGCATAGCCCTGAGAGCGCCATCCTTTCGGCGGTGATCTTCAACGCCCTGGTCATCGTCGCCCTGATCCCGCTGGCCCTGCGCGGCGTGAAGTACAGGGCCATCGGCGCCAGCAAGCTGCTCAGCCGCAACCTGTCGATCTACGGCCTCGGCGGCCTGGTCGCCCCCTTCATCGGCATCAAGCTGATCGACCTGGTGGTCTCGGCGCTGGGGTGGGCGTGA
- the kdpA gene encoding potassium-transporting ATPase subunit KdpA — translation MDWRGWAEIVFTIGLTLALSWPLGAWLKRVWTGERTWLDPVLKPVQNGTLALMGVKRDNQQGWVAYAGSVLAFSAAGFLILYAILRLQNLLPFNPQGFEGLSPHLAFNTAVSFVTNTNWQSYVPEQTVSTFSQMAGLTVQNFVSAAAGLAIAAAVARAFAADRAEGLGNFWTDVVRIVLYVLLPVSLVGALVLVALGVPQSLAASTTATTLEGGQQTLALFPVASQEIIKQFGTNGGGVFNANSAHPFENPNAWTNLIQIVAMNVLSLAAVFAFGRMVIASKEARALAAVMVILVGAAAGGIYAAETLTPQPALQAASVPHGPSMEGKEVRFGAASTASWAAATTGASDGGVNGMHGSFTPLGGGIAMFMIQLGEILPGGVGSGLYGMVVMALLAVFVSGLMVGRTPEYLGKKVEAREIKFAMLAVLILPITILGFTAVAAVLPEALKGLLNSGPHGLSEMLYAYTSAAGNNGSAFAGLTANAPWWNSTLGIAMLLGRFAYIVPVLAIAGALAAKPKLAPTAGTLPSHGPLFIGLLIGIILILGGLQFFPALALGPIVEHFQVLAAAR, via the coding sequence ATGGACTGGCGGGGCTGGGCCGAGATCGTCTTCACGATCGGCCTCACACTGGCGTTGAGCTGGCCGCTCGGCGCCTGGCTCAAACGCGTCTGGACCGGCGAGCGCACCTGGCTCGATCCGGTCCTCAAACCCGTTCAGAACGGGACCCTGGCGCTGATGGGCGTCAAGCGGGACAACCAGCAGGGCTGGGTCGCCTATGCCGGATCGGTGCTGGCCTTCAGCGCCGCCGGCTTCCTGATCCTCTACGCCATCCTGCGCCTGCAGAACCTGCTGCCCTTCAATCCGCAGGGCTTCGAGGGCCTGTCGCCGCACCTGGCCTTCAACACCGCCGTCAGCTTCGTGACCAACACCAACTGGCAGTCCTACGTCCCCGAACAGACCGTCTCGACCTTCAGCCAGATGGCCGGCCTGACGGTGCAGAACTTCGTCAGCGCCGCCGCCGGCCTGGCCATCGCCGCCGCCGTCGCCCGCGCCTTCGCCGCCGACCGGGCGGAGGGGCTGGGGAACTTCTGGACCGATGTCGTGCGCATCGTCCTCTACGTCCTGCTGCCGGTCAGCCTCGTCGGCGCCCTGGTCCTCGTGGCGCTCGGCGTGCCGCAGTCGCTGGCCGCTTCGACCACCGCGACCACGCTCGAGGGCGGCCAGCAGACCCTGGCCCTGTTCCCGGTCGCCAGCCAGGAGATCATCAAGCAGTTCGGCACCAACGGCGGCGGCGTCTTCAACGCCAACTCCGCCCACCCCTTCGAGAACCCCAATGCCTGGACCAACCTGATCCAGATCGTCGCCATGAACGTGCTCAGCCTGGCCGCCGTGTTCGCCTTCGGCCGCATGGTCATCGCCAGCAAGGAGGCCCGCGCCCTGGCCGCCGTCATGGTCATCCTGGTCGGCGCCGCGGCCGGCGGCATCTACGCCGCCGAGACCCTCACCCCCCAGCCGGCCCTGCAGGCCGCTTCGGTTCCGCACGGCCCGTCGATGGAGGGCAAGGAAGTCCGCTTCGGCGCCGCCTCGACCGCCTCCTGGGCGGCGGCCACCACCGGCGCCTCCGACGGCGGCGTCAACGGCATGCACGGCAGCTTCACCCCGCTCGGCGGCGGCATCGCCATGTTCATGATCCAGCTGGGCGAGATCCTGCCGGGCGGGGTCGGCTCGGGCCTCTACGGCATGGTGGTCATGGCCCTGCTGGCGGTGTTCGTCTCCGGCCTCATGGTCGGCCGCACCCCCGAGTACCTCGGCAAGAAGGTCGAGGCCCGCGAGATCAAGTTCGCCATGCTGGCGGTGCTGATCCTGCCCATCACCATCCTCGGCTTCACGGCCGTGGCGGCGGTGCTGCCGGAAGCGCTGAAGGGCCTGCTCAACAGCGGTCCGCACGGCCTGTCGGAGATGCTCTACGCCTACACCTCCGCCGCCGGAAACAACGGCTCGGCCTTCGCCGGCCTGACCGCCAACGCCCCCTGGTGGAACAGCACGCTGGGCATCGCCATGCTGCTCGGCCGCTTCGCCTACATCGTGCCGGTGCTGGCCATCGCCGGGGCCCTGGCCGCCAAGCCCAAGCTTGCCCCCACCGCCGGCACCCTGCCCTCGCACGGGCCGCTGTTCATCGGCCTGCTGATCGGGATCATCCTGATCCTGGGCGGCCTGCAGTTCTTCCCGGCCCTCGCCCTTGGCCCGATCGTCGAGCACTTCCAGGTGCTGGCGGCGGCCCGCTGA
- a CDS encoding histidine kinase dimerization/phosphoacceptor domain -containing protein produces MKPLDEVTDLPFDHAAPDLTACDREPIHIPGAVQPHGLLLVVERNSLSLAYVAGDAEAILGRDDWRGASLGAVLDDALAGRIARLADSTAVGSYIGPWTGPDGRCWDVAAHPVADHLLVELEPCAAEAPPAALVLGSLEAAGRAFERAATLRGLCERAAEEFARITGYDRVMIYRFLDDDAGVVVAEHAAPGMDAFLHHHFPSSDIPRQARALYVRNLVRVIPDVAYAPAPLRPAWAEPAPLDMSDCALRSVSPVHMQYLRNMGVGASASISIVKDGLLWGLVACHHSGPRQLGYDVRSACRALAGGLARQIKAKEEAETYRERIRLRGLEDEILRGLIPDRSLDDSLAEAIPQLRRMFDADGAAIFRGGRLVLDGECPPESAVREMVGWLTDQAVVETVHSDRWGEVDPRARPFQSLASGVLALTLSADEPFVLIWFRAEFLQVVKWAGNPHKPAADEAGILTPRASFDAWAETVSGRARPWTAAEIETAGRLRTALQEVRHNRRLRDLNGRLSETLADREALLSQKDFLIREVNHRIQNSLQLVSSFLGLQGRASQSEEVKASLEEAQRRLQAVALVHRRLYRADQVETIDLARYLEELIGDMQSSMGSEWAGHISVSLAPITVATDRAVTIGLVLTELVINANKYAYEGRPGPIEIALEQHRGSFRLLVADRGKGKKTGKGHGADGFGSRMMAAMVSQLQGQLDVSDNLPGLRSILTAPLAPVV; encoded by the coding sequence ATGAAGCCCCTCGACGAGGTCACCGACCTGCCGTTCGATCACGCCGCGCCGGACCTGACCGCCTGCGACCGCGAGCCGATCCACATCCCCGGCGCCGTCCAGCCGCACGGCCTGCTGCTGGTCGTCGAGCGCAACAGCCTCAGCCTCGCCTATGTCGCCGGCGACGCCGAAGCCATCCTCGGCCGCGACGACTGGCGCGGCGCCAGCCTCGGCGCGGTGCTGGACGACGCCCTGGCCGGCCGCATCGCCCGCCTGGCCGACTCCACCGCCGTCGGCAGCTACATCGGTCCCTGGACCGGACCCGACGGCCGCTGCTGGGACGTCGCCGCCCACCCGGTCGCCGACCATCTGCTGGTCGAGCTGGAACCCTGCGCCGCCGAAGCCCCGCCGGCCGCCTTGGTGCTTGGCTCGCTGGAGGCCGCCGGCCGCGCCTTCGAACGGGCTGCCACCCTGCGCGGGCTGTGCGAGCGGGCGGCCGAGGAGTTCGCGCGGATCACCGGCTACGACCGGGTGATGATCTACCGCTTCCTCGACGACGACGCCGGCGTCGTGGTCGCCGAGCATGCGGCGCCGGGCATGGACGCCTTCCTGCACCACCACTTCCCCAGCAGCGACATCCCCCGCCAGGCCCGCGCCCTCTACGTGCGCAACCTGGTGCGGGTCATCCCCGACGTCGCCTATGCGCCGGCGCCCCTGCGCCCGGCCTGGGCCGAGCCCGCGCCGCTGGACATGAGCGACTGCGCCCTGCGCAGCGTCTCGCCGGTCCACATGCAGTACCTGCGCAACATGGGCGTCGGGGCCAGCGCCTCGATCTCCATCGTCAAGGACGGGCTGCTCTGGGGCCTGGTCGCCTGCCACCACTCCGGGCCCCGCCAGCTGGGCTACGACGTCCGCTCCGCCTGCCGCGCCCTGGCCGGCGGCCTGGCCCGCCAGATCAAGGCCAAGGAAGAAGCCGAGACCTACCGCGAGCGCATCCGCCTGCGCGGCCTGGAGGACGAGATCCTGCGCGGCCTCATCCCCGACCGCTCGCTGGACGACAGCCTGGCCGAAGCTATCCCGCAGCTGCGCCGGATGTTCGACGCCGACGGCGCGGCCATCTTCCGCGGCGGCCGGCTGGTGCTCGACGGCGAATGCCCGCCCGAAAGCGCCGTGCGCGAGATGGTCGGCTGGCTGACCGATCAGGCCGTGGTCGAGACCGTCCACAGCGACCGCTGGGGCGAGGTCGACCCCCGCGCCCGCCCCTTCCAGAGCCTGGCCAGCGGCGTGCTGGCCCTGACCCTGTCGGCCGACGAGCCCTTCGTCCTGATCTGGTTCCGGGCCGAGTTCCTGCAGGTCGTCAAATGGGCCGGCAATCCGCACAAGCCGGCGGCGGACGAGGCCGGCATCCTCACCCCCCGCGCCAGCTTCGACGCCTGGGCCGAGACCGTCTCCGGCCGCGCCCGCCCCTGGACCGCCGCCGAGATCGAGACCGCCGGCCGGCTGCGCACCGCCCTGCAGGAGGTCCGCCACAATCGCCGCCTGCGCGATCTCAACGGCCGCCTCAGCGAGACCCTGGCCGACCGCGAGGCCCTGCTGTCGCAGAAGGATTTCCTGATCCGGGAGGTCAACCACCGTATCCAGAACAGCCTGCAGCTGGTCTCCAGCTTCCTCGGCCTGCAGGGCCGCGCCAGCCAGAGCGAGGAGGTAAAGGCCAGCCTCGAGGAGGCCCAGCGCCGCCTGCAGGCCGTCGCCCTGGTCCACCGCCGCCTCTACCGCGCCGACCAGGTCGAGACCATCGACCTGGCCCGCTACCTCGAGGAGCTGATCGGCGACATGCAGTCCAGCATGGGGTCCGAATGGGCCGGCCACATCTCCGTCAGCCTGGCCCCCATCACCGTCGCCACCGACCGGGCGGTGACCATCGGCCTGGTCCTCACCGAGCTGGTCATCAACGCCAACAAGTACGCCTACGAGGGCCGGCCGGGACCGATCGAGATCGCCCTGGAACAGCACCGCGGCAGCTTCCGCCTGCTGGTCGCCGACCGCGGCAAGGGCAAGAAGACTGGCAAGGGCCACGGCGCCGACGGCTTCGGCTCGCGGATGATGGCGGCCATGGTCAGCCAGCTGCAGGGACAGCTCGACGTCAGCGACAACCTTCCGGGGCTGAGAAGCATCCTGACCGCTCCGCTGGCGCCGGTCGTCTAG
- a CDS encoding biliverdin-producing heme oxygenase: MPTDVLSRLRAETRAAHEALEADLDIFSHLASDAGRRRLARLFHGLHAGAEAVLAPWLAAVPGLDYEARRRRPVLDRDLAHFGEATPPPCPMAKPASRAEALGILYVLEGSTLGGQVIRKRLLSRGAGLDGVSFLDPYGAETGPRWKGFLAVLGRECPPDRPETAEAAARGGVAGFTAARAWLCARQEALA, encoded by the coding sequence ATGCCTACGGACGTTCTTTCGCGGTTGAGGGCCGAGACCCGCGCCGCCCATGAAGCGCTTGAAGCCGATCTGGATATCTTCAGCCACCTGGCCAGCGACGCCGGCCGCCGGCGTCTGGCGCGCCTGTTCCACGGCCTGCACGCCGGGGCCGAGGCCGTGCTGGCCCCCTGGCTGGCCGCCGTTCCCGGGCTCGACTACGAGGCGCGCCGCCGCCGCCCGGTGCTCGACCGCGACCTGGCCCATTTTGGCGAGGCCACGCCGCCGCCCTGCCCTATGGCCAAGCCGGCCAGCCGGGCCGAGGCGCTGGGCATACTCTATGTGCTGGAGGGCTCGACCCTCGGCGGCCAGGTGATCCGCAAGCGCCTGCTCAGCCGGGGCGCCGGACTGGACGGGGTTTCCTTCCTCGACCCCTACGGCGCCGAGACCGGTCCGCGCTGGAAAGGCTTCCTCGCCGTCCTCGGCCGCGAATGCCCGCCGGACCGGCCGGAAACCGCCGAGGCGGCCGCCCGCGGCGGCGTCGCCGGCTTCACCGCCGCCCGCGCCTGGCTCTGCGCCCGGCAGGAGGCCCTGGCATGA
- a CDS encoding thioesterase family protein: MTTPFTTLLAQLADQPDGSTLTVTPDWGQGRTLFGGISAALCVASAERVIGQDAPPLRSGQFAFIGPASGPLKLSTEILRRGKSTIFVQADLHGEAGLATRAILTFGAGRNSAIDDEDLKAPEGVLDPETCPPLHPEGKGPGFVANFQIRPANGKTIFSAEARTTKNRPDLLLWCRHRDPDAGMGAAALIALADTPPPAAVRLMPVSAPISTMTWMVDILQPPPLENDRGWRLLQSTAQVTRAGYSSQSMTLWDEAGRPLVVGRQNIAVFA, from the coding sequence ATGACCACGCCCTTCACCACCCTGCTGGCCCAGCTGGCCGACCAGCCCGACGGCTCGACCCTGACCGTCACCCCCGACTGGGGCCAGGGCCGCACCCTGTTCGGCGGCATCTCGGCCGCTCTCTGCGTGGCCTCGGCCGAGCGGGTGATCGGCCAGGACGCCCCGCCGCTGCGGTCCGGCCAGTTCGCCTTCATCGGTCCGGCCTCCGGACCCCTGAAGCTGTCGACCGAGATCCTGCGGCGCGGCAAGTCGACCATCTTCGTGCAGGCCGACCTGCACGGCGAGGCGGGCCTGGCCACCCGCGCCATCCTCACCTTCGGGGCCGGCCGCAACAGCGCCATCGACGACGAGGACCTGAAGGCGCCCGAGGGCGTCCTCGACCCGGAAACCTGCCCGCCGCTGCATCCGGAGGGCAAGGGCCCGGGCTTCGTGGCCAACTTCCAGATCCGCCCGGCCAACGGCAAGACCATCTTCAGCGCCGAGGCGCGGACCACGAAGAACCGTCCCGACCTGCTGCTCTGGTGCCGCCACCGCGACCCCGACGCCGGCATGGGCGCCGCCGCCCTGATCGCCCTGGCCGACACCCCGCCGCCGGCCGCCGTGCGGCTGATGCCGGTCTCGGCCCCGATCAGCACCATGACCTGGATGGTCGATATCCTGCAGCCCCCGCCGCTGGAGAACGACCGCGGCTGGCGGCTGCTGCAAAGTACAGCGCAGGTCACCAGGGCCGGCTATTCCAGTCAGTCCATGACCCTGTGGGACGAGGCCGGCCGGCCGCTGGTCGTCGGCAGGCAGAACATCGCCGTCTTCGCCTGA